From Cyclopterus lumpus isolate fCycLum1 chromosome 4, fCycLum1.pri, whole genome shotgun sequence, a single genomic window includes:
- the wwc3 gene encoding protein WWC3 has translation MPWVSGGTRRESSELPLPSGWEEARDYDGRVFFIDHNTRQTSWIDPRDRITKPLTFADCVGDELPLGWEEVYDQQVGVYYIDHINKNTQIENPRTQWRQEQERMLKEYLVVAQEALQAKKEMYLVKQQRLELAQQEMLLFHELSEDNRSMASTLSGSSSNSKYDPDQIKVEVACRRERLSRLKQELAQVKQELQYKEMGVETLQEIDRKMSSSQTNYKLDEAQAIFSELRSIKKTISAGEKERQDLIQCLAKLTVNFQSGEVAHGAGTAEDSSTLQQYCDTGCQTDIMGEDSSHLVDKVKVNWQYEEAKKKVQSIQHQLAQLDSESWSGRAEADRDRDFLQLLREKEALLQELVLVSLQKHSAETLLQLEEERRRLEEEVQRAHSSQSQGANQRILQQEKRNALLRQLEEATRITTYLHSQLKSLSASSLTVSSSSSRGSLASSRGSLASSRGSLSSISFSDIYGLPQYERLDGEPLDPHLRYLLQPDCSAFAAADPLSKSKRSHDAPRSLASLSSRSSLSSLSPPSSPMDTPYHSAAQDCPLTQMTEEYMEQAGRGLLEGLRAQTQTDAGGSAHQPDGKSHRDAAATPGAFTSTGVTLRGNSANRSGRRARRASAGVSEDALATDSGVFEAWGRRAEESDEMLYMKDLSSSVSETAQIQLGLLWESGSQSLRLHLLQLKNLNRSTVRDGCKVYVKVHLTPLDAGRACAFYCCTALEPQTQMSFNEGFRIPVPGGAGLAACALQLSVCSLGPRDPQEEVLGEARVGLAECEGSAEMVYHWLRVQTPRPDQESTETRATDALLSSSTHLEEREAELQKEESASERTRQAASVDSGCSNSAAFPEGVATGGRCDPPGSKPSAVKVEKATMTEGPFPEPARARPKERGGRWGHAASPFMRGSAIVRSQTFSPGARSQYVCRLYRSDSDSSTLPKKSPFVRNTLERRTLRYKQQSYRSSLAEQPTRTSLDLELDLQACRTRQRQLMEELSALRELKLRLEDPQAGDAAEPPHWALRDEHLRCLLREAQRQANQSKQEQRQEEAAERRLRKASKEVLQMRGQSHKEPLPVQTFREKMAFFTRPRFNAPLPADDV, from the exons AGAACACCCAGATCGAGAACCCGCGGACCCAGTGGCGCCAGGAGCAGGAGCGCATGCTGAAGGAGTACCTGGTGGTGGCCCAGGAGGCCCTCCAAGCCAAGAAGGAGATGTACCTGGTGAAGCAGCAGCGGCTGGAGCTGGCTCAGCAGGAAATGTTGCTCTTCCACGAGCTCTCCGAGGACAACCGCTCCATGGCCAGCA CGCTCTCCGGCTCATCCTCAAACTCGAAATACGACCCCGACCAAATAAAAGTGGAGGTGGCCTGCAGGCGAGAGCGG CTCTCCAGGCTGAAGCAGGAGCTGGCTCAGGTGAAGCAGGAGCTGCAGTACAAGGAGATGGGAGTGGAGACCCTGCAGGA GATCGACAGGAAGATGTCGAGCAGTCAGACCAACTACAAGCTGGACGAGGCTCAGGCCATCTTCAGCGAGCTGCGCAGCATCAAGAAGACCATCAGCGCGGGCGAGAAGGAGAGGCAGGACCTCATCCAG TGTCTGGCCAAGCTCACGGTGAACTTCCAAAGCGGCGAGGTGGCGCACGGCGCCGGAACCGCCGAGGACTCGAGTACCCTGCAGCAGTACTGTGACACCGGCTGTCAGACGGACATCATGGGagag GACTCCTCTCATCTCGTggacaaagtcaaagtcaactGGCAGTACGAAGAAGCCAAGAagaa GGTGCAGAGCATCCAGCACCAGCTGGCCCAGCTGGACAGCGAGAGCTGGTCGGGGCGGGCCGAGGCCGACCGAGACCGGGACTTCCTGCAGCTCCTGCGCGAGAAGGAGGCGCTCCTGCAGGAGCTCGTCCTGGTCAGCCTGCAGAAGCACTCTGCGGAGacgctgctgcagctggaggaggagcgccggcggctggaggaggaggtgcagagggccCACAGCTCCCAGAGCCAGGGAGCCAATCAGAG GATCctgcagcaggagaagaggAACGCTCTGCTGAGACAGCTGGAGGAGGCGACGCGCATCACCACCTACCTCCACTCCCAGCTGAAGAG cctgtcGGCCAGCTCCCTGACGGTGTCGTCCAGCAGCAGTCGTGGCTCTCTGGCCTCCAGCCGCGGTTCGTTGGCCTCCAGCCGCGGCTCGCTGAGCTCCATCAGCTTCAGCGACATCTACGGCCTCCCGCAGTACGAGCGCCTGGACGGCGAGCCGCTGGACCCCCACCTGCGCTACCTGCTGCAGCCGGACTGCTCCGCCTTCGCCGCCGCCGACCCGCTGAGCAAAAGCAAACGCTCCCACGACGCCCCGCGGTCGCTGGCCTCGCTCTCCTCCCGCTCCTCGCTGTCCTCCCTGTCGCCGCCCAGCTCCCCCATGGACACGCCCTACCACTCGGCCGCCCAGGACTGCCCCCTCACCCAGATGACGGAGGAGTACATGGAGCAGGCGGGCCGCGGCCTGCTGGAGGGGCTGCGGGCGCAGACGCAGACGGATGCGGGTGGCTCCGCCCACCAGCCGGATGGCAAGAGCCACAGAGACGCCGCCGCGACTCCGGGAGCTTTCACCTCCACAG gAGTCACCCTGAGGGGGAACAGCGCCAACAGGAGCGGTCGGCGGGCCCGGAGAGCTTCTGCCGGCGTGTCCGAGGACGCTCTGGCCACAGACAGCGGTGTGTTCGAGGCCTGGGGCAGAAG GGCTGAGGAGTCCGATGAGATGTTGTACATGAAGGACCTGAGCAGCTCTGTGAGCGAGACCGCCCAGATCCAGCTGGGTCTGCT GTGGGAGTCCGGCTCTCAGTCCCTCCGGCTGCATCTGCTGCAGCTCAAGAACTTGAACAGGTCCACGGTGAGAGACGGCTGTAAAGT GTACGTGAAGGTGCACCTGACCCCGCTGGACGCCGGCCGGGCCTGTGCGTTCTACTGCTGCACGGCGCTGGAGCCGCAGACCCAGATGAGCTTCAACGAGGGCTTCCGCATCCCCGTCCCCGGCGGCGCCGGCCTGGCGGCGTGCGCCCTGCAGCTGTCCGTCTGCTCGCTGGGACCCCGGGACCCTCAGGAGGAAGTGCTG GGCGAGGCCCGGGTCGGGCTGGCTGAGTGCGAGGGGAGCGCGGAGATGGTCTACCATTGGCTGAGGGTGCAGACCCCCAGACCGGACCAGGAGAGCACCGAGACCAGGGCCACG GACGCTctgctgtcctcctccacccacctgGAGGAGCGGGAGGCGGAGCTTCAGAAGGAGGAGTCGGCGTCCGAGAG GACTCGGCAGGCGGCGTCGGTGGACAGCGGCTGCAGCAACAGCGCCGCCTTCCCAGAGGGCGTCGCCACCGGGGGGCGCTGCGACCCGCCGGGCAGCAAGCCGTCTGCGGTGAAG GTGGAGAAGGCCACCATGACCGAGGGCCCGTTCCCGGAGCCGGCGCGGGCCCGGCCCAAAGAGAGGGGGGGTCGCTGGGGCCACGCCGCCTCGCCCTTCATGCGCGGCAGCGCCATCGTGCGCTCGCAGACGTTCTCTCCTGGAGCGCGTAGTCAGTACGTCTGCAGg TTGTATCGCAGCGACAGCGACAGCTCGACGCTCCCAAAGAAATCTCCTTTCGTCAGAAACACGTTGGAGAGACGAACGCTGAGATATAAACAG cagTCGTACCGCTCCTCTCTGGCCGAGCAGCCGACGCGGACCTCCCTGGACCTGGAGCTGGACCTCCAGGCCTGCAGGACCCGTCAGAggcagctgatggaggagctgagcGCCCTGAGGGAGCTGAAGCTGAGGCTGGAGGACCCCCAGGCCGGGGACGCCGCCGAGCCCCCCCACTGGGCCCTGAGGGACGAGCACTTGCGCTGCCTGCTCAGAGAGGCccagagacag gCCAACCAGAGCAAGCAGGAGCAGCGGCAGGAGGAGGCGGCCGAGAGGAGGCTGAGGAAGGCCTCCAAAGAGGTTCTGCAGATGAGGGGGCAGAGCCACAAGGAGCCCCTCCCCGTGCAGACATTCAG AGAGAAGATGGCGTTCTTCACGAGGCCGCGGTTCAACGCTCCGCTTCCAGCCGACGACGTGTGA